The genomic region ATGTGAACGCCTCCCATAACATGCGACGGTACAATATAAAGGGCACTACCGGCAGCAGATACATTTTTGATAAAATTTCTTCGTTTCATTATGTAATCATTAAATATTTAGTGGTTAATTAAAAATCTAGCAAAAGTTACATAAAATATTTCAAGTAAAACCGAATTGACTTTATGGAATTATTCCTTATTTTTGGAATATGTCCGCTAATGATAATTTTATAAAAGGAAGAGGAGCACAAATTAACTCCAAAAACAAGTTTCTGTCGAATTCCCACGAAATGCGCAGCGAATTTCTAGAGTATTGCCGTTTGGAAGGAGAAGAAGCCAACAAAAATAAAACCCAATATCTGGAGGTTTTCCCAAAGACCATCGTAAATAAAGTAACGAGTCCAGATGTAGGGATGGCATATTCCATGAACCCTTATCAAGGTTGTGAGCACGGTTGCATTTATTGCTACGCCCGGAACTCTCATGAATATTGGGGATACAGTGCGGGCTTGGATTTTGAACGTAAAATTCTAATCAAGAAAAATGCGCCACAATTATTGGAACAAAAGCTATTAAGCAGAAATTGGAAAGCAAAAACAATTGTCATGGCAGGTAACACCGATTGCTACCAGCCTGCGGAACAGCAATACCGTATTACCCGTAGCTGCCTAAAGGTTTTTTTAAAATATAAACATCCGGTAGGGATCATTACAAAAAATGCCTTTATACGCAGGGATTTAGATCTCTTAAAAAAGCTGGCCTCAGAAGGATTGGTTGCCGTAAATATCTCGATAACTTCTTTAAGCGAAGAAACAAGACGCATTTTGGAACCCCGTACCGCAAGCATAAAAAAGAGACTGGAAACGGTACAACTGTTAAGCGAAAATGGTATTCCTGTAAGGGTTATGATAGCTCCCATAATTCCAGGAATAAACAGCCATGAAATATTATCCCTTGCTGAAACGGTAAGGCAACACGGGGCACAATCCATTTCCTTTACCATGGTACGCCTCAACGGAGCCATTGGAGAATTATTTACCGACTGGATACAAAAAACACTGCCCGATAAGGCCGAAAAAGTACTTCACCAAATAGCGGCGTGCCACGGTGGCTCTTTAAACGATAGCAGGTATGGTGTAAGAAAAACTGGAGAAGGCAAAATAGCCGAACAAATACATTCTCTTATGCGAATCGCCAAGCAGCGATACTTTAAAGACATGGAAATACCAAAACTTAACGATTCCCTATTCGACATGCAACGGCATAAATTAAGGCAATCTCAACACGGGCAAACTAGTCTATTTTAAATACAAAGGCTTTCAAGAATGTTCTTGAAAGCCTTTGTTAAAAAATTTA from Galbibacter sp. BG1 harbors:
- a CDS encoding PA0069 family radical SAM protein, yielding MSANDNFIKGRGAQINSKNKFLSNSHEMRSEFLEYCRLEGEEANKNKTQYLEVFPKTIVNKVTSPDVGMAYSMNPYQGCEHGCIYCYARNSHEYWGYSAGLDFERKILIKKNAPQLLEQKLLSRNWKAKTIVMAGNTDCYQPAEQQYRITRSCLKVFLKYKHPVGIITKNAFIRRDLDLLKKLASEGLVAVNISITSLSEETRRILEPRTASIKKRLETVQLLSENGIPVRVMIAPIIPGINSHEILSLAETVRQHGAQSISFTMVRLNGAIGELFTDWIQKTLPDKAEKVLHQIAACHGGSLNDSRYGVRKTGEGKIAEQIHSLMRIAKQRYFKDMEIPKLNDSLFDMQRHKLRQSQHGQTSLF